The Desulfuromonadaceae bacterium genome includes the window TGGATCGGCCCTTGACTGTCACATGAAAAATCAATTTTCTTGCCTGACAGCGGTTTTTCATGCTACAAAAATTTTTCATTCCCGTCTTGAGGAGTCCGTCATGAAACTTGAAATTTTGCCCCTTGACAGTCAAAAAAAACCGATTGAAGACGAAACCAGGCTAGTCTTCGGCAAGCAGTTTACCGACCGCATGTTTGTGATGGAATTTGATCGTGCACAGGGTTGGCATTCCGCGCGTATCCAACCTTATCAGCCCTTCGTCCTCGACCCTGCGGCGATGGTTTTTCACTATTCCCAGGAAATTTTTGAAGGACTCAAAGCTTTTCGCCGCATCGACGGTGAGATCGCGCTTTTTCGTCCGGCGGACAATATTGAGCGTTTCAACCGTAGCGCCCGCCGGATGTGTATGCCCGAAGTTGATAGCGGATTTTTTCTCGATGCCCTCCGGCAACTGGTCCGCCTGGAAGCCCATTGGGTGCCGCGCAGCGAAGGGACGAGTCTCTATATTCGACCGACGATGATTGCCAACGAACCAATGCTCGGCGTGCACCCGGCAGATCAATATCTCTGTTATATTATTCTGTCGCCGGTCGGCGCCTACTACAAGGGGGGGATCGCGCCGGTTAAAATCTGGATTTCTGACGAGTATGTTCGCTCGTCCCAGGGAGGCACCGGTGAAGCCAAAACCGGCGGCAATTATGCGGCCAGCCTCTACGCTTCAGAACTGGCGAGCAAGGCCGGGTGTGATCAGGTTTTGTGGCTTGACGCCAAAGAAAGACGTTACGTGGAAGAAGTCGGCAGTATGAATATGCTCTTCGTCTACGACGGCAAGATCGTCACTTCGCCGCTCAAGGGAACCGTTCTCGATGGCATCACCCGGCGTTCAGTACTGACACTGGTGAAGGAGATGGGCGTGGCGGTTGAGGAACGGGCGTTGAGTGTCGATGAGGTGCTGGAAGGCGCTCAAAACGGTCGCCTCAGTGAAGCGTTCGGCACTGGCACCGCAGTGGTGATTTCGCCGGTCGGCCAGTTCACCTACAAAGGGCAGACGGTCGAGCTGGGCGGCGGGAAGATCGGGACATTGACCCGCAAGCTCTATGATGCACTGACCGGGATTCAATATGGTCGAATTGCCGATGAGCATAATTGGGTCATGCCTCTGTAGGATACTTCTGGGTTTCATGCAGCGCCCCCGTTTTGTTTTGAGCGGGGGCGCTCGTGTTTGGGTGCTGTTGCAATTTGCGCTTGCACCTTTATCACGGGTGGTTTAAGGTTGCCGCAGTCGGCACCTAAAATCATAACTTACTGAGTTTGCACACTATTTTTAAAAACAAATTTTCTCCAGGGGGAGGATTGATGTTGCCATTACGTAAAATTATCGCTGAGATGGACGCCTATATCCCCGGATTTCAACCACCCGACGCGCTCAGCTGGATCAAACTGAATACCAATGAAAATCCTTACCCGCCGTCACCGCGCGTGCGTGAGGCGATCCTCGCGGAACTTGGCGATGACGGCGAGACCCTGCGCAAATATCCCGACCCGAGGAGCCAGGCGGGGCGTGATGCGGCGGCAAAGCTGTACGGCTTTGATCCATCGTGGGTGATCATGGCGAACGGCTCGGATGAGCTGATCAATAACCTGATTCGCGCTTTTGCCGGGGAGGGGGAAGAGGTCGCCTACGTCGCCCCCTCCTACTCCTACTATGCCACACTGGCCAAAATTCAGGGGGCCCAGGTGCGCACATTCGGCTTCGCCGCAGACTGGACGTTGGCCGACTTTCCCAATCTCTATCAAGGCAAGCTCTTCTTTCTGACCAGTCCGAACGCCCCGCTCGGGGTGACTTTTGACAATGCCTACATCAAGGAGCTGGCCGGATGTTGCAGCGGGATACTGGTGGTTGACGAGGCCTATGCCGATTTTTCCGCCGCCAATGCATTGCAGCTGGTGCGCGAATGTGACAATGTGGTGATTACCCGCACCCTGTCGAAGAGCTATTCCCTCGCCGGGATGCGTCTCGGGCTGGCCATTGCCCGCCCCGAGATCATTGCCGCCCTCGACAAGATTCGCGATCATTACAATGTGGACCGGCTCGCTCAGGCTGCGGTGGTGGCAGCGCTCCATGATCAGCCTTATTTCAACAGCTGCGTCGCCAAGGTTCGCGCGACGCGCGAGCGTTTCAGCGCCGGACTGAATAAAATTGGCTACGGGGTGATCCCGTCGAGCGGGAACTACGTCTTTGCCCTCCCCCCGGACAAGGACGGCAAACGGGTCTATGACGCACTCTTTTCCCGCAAAATTCTGGTCCGGCACTTCTCCGACCCACTGCTCAGCCACGGGCTGCGCATCACCATCGGCACCGACGAAGAGATGGAGCGGACACTGGCGGCACTGGCGGAGATCGGTTGATTTTTTTACCTCTTACCACCCGTTCGCGCTGCTCACTGGAGGACACGAAGCTCACGAAGTTGACAACCGGTTGCCTTTTTTTCTTCGTGTGCCTCGTGTCCTTCGTGGTGAAACATGCCTGATTTATCGGTTTCCGCTGAAGACATTTCTTCCCGCCTGCTTGCCTGGTACCGTGACGCCGGTCGCGCGTTGCCGTGGCGCAACACACGCGATCCCTACTGTATTTGGCTCTCCGAGATCATGTTGCAGCAGACCACGGTCGAAGCGGTGATTCCGTATTACGAGCGCTTTCTAGCGAATTTCAGCAGCGTTGCGGCGTTGGCCGCCGCGCCGCTCGATTCGGTGCTCGACCTGTGGGCCGGACTCGGCTATTATTCGCGGGCGCGTAACCTGCACAAAGCCGCCCGCATAGTGGTCGAAGATTTCTGCGGCGAATTCCCGGCCGATCTGGCCGAGCTGCAAAGATTGCCCGGTATCGGTCGTTCAACTGCCGGAGCGATTTTGTCGATTGCCTTCGACCTGCCCGGCCCGATCCTCGACGGCAATGTGCGCCGGGTTCTTTGTCGCCTCCATGCGGTGACCACCGATCCCCGTGCCAGCGCGACCGAGAAACAACTCTGGCAGCGGGCGGAAAGTTTGACCCCGGTGAGCCGACCACACGATTACGCGCAAGCAATTATGGATTTGGGGGCGACTCTTTGCACCCCGCGTCAGCCGCGCTGCCCGCTCTGTCCGTTGCGGGCGCACTGTCAGGCGTTCGCGCAGAGTTTACAAGGTGACATTCCGGTCCGACGCAAGAAGCCACCGGTGCCAAAACGTGCCCAGGTGGTGCTGCTGCTGGAAGATCAGCGCGGTGCCCGGCTGGTGCGCAAACGCCCCTACGACGGAATGCTCGGCGGTCTGTGGGAATTTCCCGCCGCTCCGGTCGAGGCCAGGCAGACCACCGCTGCCGTCATCTCCCGCCTCATTGCCACGTTGGGTGTTTGCGGTGCACCGGAACGGTTCGGGGTGGTGAAGCATGTCTACAGTCACTTTGCACTGACTTGCACCGTGTTTCGCTGCCGCGTGTCGTTACTGCCGCAAGTCGCCGAAGAGGAAGACCGGCAATGGGTGCCCCCGCTTGAATTGGCGGACCTGGCACTGCACGGAGCACACAAAAAGGTACTCAAACTGGTTACCGAAAAAACTGAAAAGGACAAGATGTGATTCCATTGTTGACTGAAAACAGCGCCGTGGCCCAATTCGCTGCGGTGCTGGCCGAAGAATCGATCATCGCCGTCGATCTGGAAGCCGATTCCCTCCATTCGTACAATGAAAAAGTTTGCTTGCTGCAAGTGACGATACCAGGCAAGACGGTGTTGATCGATCCGCTGGCAGCGGATGACCTGACTCCG containing:
- a CDS encoding branched-chain amino acid aminotransferase, producing the protein MKLEILPLDSQKKPIEDETRLVFGKQFTDRMFVMEFDRAQGWHSARIQPYQPFVLDPAAMVFHYSQEIFEGLKAFRRIDGEIALFRPADNIERFNRSARRMCMPEVDSGFFLDALRQLVRLEAHWVPRSEGTSLYIRPTMIANEPMLGVHPADQYLCYIILSPVGAYYKGGIAPVKIWISDEYVRSSQGGTGEAKTGGNYAASLYASELASKAGCDQVLWLDAKERRYVEEVGSMNMLFVYDGKIVTSPLKGTVLDGITRRSVLTLVKEMGVAVEERALSVDEVLEGAQNGRLSEAFGTGTAVVISPVGQFTYKGQTVELGGGKIGTLTRKLYDALTGIQYGRIADEHNWVMPL
- the hisC gene encoding histidinol-phosphate transaminase — encoded protein: MLPLRKIIAEMDAYIPGFQPPDALSWIKLNTNENPYPPSPRVREAILAELGDDGETLRKYPDPRSQAGRDAAAKLYGFDPSWVIMANGSDELINNLIRAFAGEGEEVAYVAPSYSYYATLAKIQGAQVRTFGFAADWTLADFPNLYQGKLFFLTSPNAPLGVTFDNAYIKELAGCCSGILVVDEAYADFSAANALQLVRECDNVVITRTLSKSYSLAGMRLGLAIARPEIIAALDKIRDHYNVDRLAQAAVVAALHDQPYFNSCVAKVRATRERFSAGLNKIGYGVIPSSGNYVFALPPDKDGKRVYDALFSRKILVRHFSDPLLSHGLRITIGTDEEMERTLAALAEIG
- the mutY gene encoding A/G-specific adenine glycosylase, yielding MPDLSVSAEDISSRLLAWYRDAGRALPWRNTRDPYCIWLSEIMLQQTTVEAVIPYYERFLANFSSVAALAAAPLDSVLDLWAGLGYYSRARNLHKAARIVVEDFCGEFPADLAELQRLPGIGRSTAGAILSIAFDLPGPILDGNVRRVLCRLHAVTTDPRASATEKQLWQRAESLTPVSRPHDYAQAIMDLGATLCTPRQPRCPLCPLRAHCQAFAQSLQGDIPVRRKKPPVPKRAQVVLLLEDQRGARLVRKRPYDGMLGGLWEFPAAPVEARQTTAAVISRLIATLGVCGAPERFGVVKHVYSHFALTCTVFRCRVSLLPQVAEEEDRQWVPPLELADLALHGAHKKVLKLVTEKTEKDKM